A genome region from Nocardiopsis exhalans includes the following:
- a CDS encoding Cys-Gln thioester bond-forming surface protein: protein MSGILRRCAALLSASALIITLVAVPAAADDFSRVDRDPVAGLPVVLSDGTEADTALFSLRVADEDSVRAYALLADEEVRPRTAYVESVWGDIPEWTETVRAPAPADRASWIVSNSYPNLTLPALGLASGVLYLEEGHAIAAAQAALWNVLDGAELDPDANHQDVVAVYTHLVEGSNGAEGGTTARSVELSPHHVEAVSPEEPLGPLTVSSAGEDPVRLSLRGAPASWLVNAGGEEVSQAHDGDEVYLAVDPSVPAGVATLHVRGSQVPLEEGRLFIGREGVRTQPLITAEPVSATSSTTATFTWNREEPEEQAAAVETEEPVESENSEESETRELPPAEPLAEEAETPETEAPDAEGGLALTGTWLSGLLVIAGALVVSGLLILVLGRQRRD from the coding sequence ATGTCCGGCATCTTGCGTCGGTGCGCCGCGCTGCTTTCCGCCTCCGCACTGATCATCACCCTGGTCGCCGTTCCAGCGGCGGCCGATGATTTCTCACGCGTGGACCGAGACCCGGTCGCGGGTCTTCCCGTCGTACTCTCCGACGGCACCGAGGCCGACACCGCGCTGTTCAGCCTCCGCGTGGCCGACGAGGACTCGGTGCGCGCCTACGCGCTGCTCGCGGACGAGGAGGTGCGCCCGCGCACCGCCTACGTGGAGTCAGTGTGGGGGGACATTCCGGAGTGGACCGAAACCGTCCGGGCCCCCGCTCCCGCGGACCGGGCCAGCTGGATCGTGAGCAACTCCTACCCGAACCTGACCCTCCCGGCTCTGGGGCTGGCCTCCGGCGTGCTGTACCTGGAGGAGGGGCACGCCATCGCGGCGGCCCAGGCCGCCCTGTGGAACGTGTTGGACGGGGCCGAGCTGGACCCGGACGCGAACCACCAGGACGTCGTCGCCGTGTACACGCACCTGGTCGAGGGCAGCAACGGTGCTGAGGGCGGCACGACCGCCCGTTCCGTGGAGCTCTCCCCCCACCACGTCGAGGCGGTCTCCCCGGAGGAGCCGCTGGGCCCGTTGACGGTCTCCAGCGCGGGTGAGGACCCGGTGCGCCTCTCGCTGCGCGGCGCCCCGGCGTCGTGGCTGGTGAACGCCGGGGGCGAGGAGGTCTCGCAGGCGCACGACGGCGACGAGGTCTACCTGGCCGTGGACCCGTCGGTCCCGGCCGGGGTGGCCACCCTGCACGTGCGCGGCAGCCAGGTCCCCCTGGAGGAGGGCCGCCTGTTCATCGGCCGGGAGGGTGTGCGGACACAGCCGCTGATCACCGCCGAGCCGGTTTCGGCGACGAGTTCGACCACCGCGACGTTCACCTGGAACCGCGAGGAGCCGGAGGAGCAGGCCGCGGCGGTCGAGACCGAGGAGCCGGTGGAGTCCGAGAACTCCGAGGAGTCCGAGACCCGGGAGCTACCCCCGGCCGAACCCCTGGCCGAGGAGGCCGAGACCCCGGAGACGGAGGCCCCGGACGCCGAGGGCGGGCTGGCACTCACCGGCACCTGGCTGTCCGGACTGCTGGTCATCGCGGGGGCGCTGGTCGTGTCCGGCCTGCTCATCCTGGTTCTGGGCCGTCAACGGCGCGACTGA